One region of Haladaptatus cibarius D43 genomic DNA includes:
- the gcvT gene encoding glycine cleavage system aminomethyltransferase GcvT yields the protein MPLRKPPLRNHHDERGATFTEFGGWDMPVEFDSIKEEHLSVRDSVGIFDVSHMGEIEVSGPDAEQLMQRLTTNDVTQLSAGDSQYSMITDEDGNIIDDTVVYRLPDDDEADYLFIPNAGHGEQMHDRWKQFRNEWELDAEIRNATDDYAMYAVQGPDAADAVGEATEESVTDLSKFEAMYATVAGVRCWIARTGYTGEDGFELICPWDDAETVWDAFDCQPCGLGSRDTLRTEMGFLLSGQDFNHENDPRNPYEAKVSFTVKLDTEFVGRDALERAKEEGVEETFVGFQLIDRGVPRHGYDITNTDDTIIGTVTSGTMSPTLSEPIGLGYVPTDYADPGTVIRVMVRGRSKKAKIESTPFLNDK from the coding sequence ATGCCCCTTCGGAAACCGCCGTTGCGCAACCATCACGATGAGCGGGGCGCGACGTTTACCGAGTTTGGCGGGTGGGACATGCCTGTCGAGTTCGATTCGATAAAAGAAGAACACCTGAGCGTTCGAGACTCCGTCGGCATCTTCGACGTCTCCCACATGGGAGAAATCGAAGTCAGCGGGCCGGATGCCGAACAGCTCATGCAGCGATTGACGACGAACGACGTGACGCAGTTGTCGGCTGGCGACTCCCAGTATTCGATGATTACCGACGAGGACGGGAACATCATCGACGACACCGTCGTCTACCGACTCCCCGACGACGACGAGGCGGATTATCTGTTCATCCCGAACGCGGGACACGGCGAGCAGATGCACGACCGGTGGAAACAGTTCCGAAACGAGTGGGAACTCGACGCGGAAATCCGCAACGCCACCGACGATTACGCCATGTACGCGGTACAAGGCCCGGATGCGGCCGACGCCGTGGGCGAGGCGACGGAGGAGTCTGTCACCGACCTCTCGAAGTTCGAGGCGATGTACGCGACCGTCGCAGGAGTGCGATGTTGGATTGCACGCACCGGCTACACGGGAGAAGACGGATTCGAACTCATCTGCCCGTGGGACGACGCCGAAACCGTCTGGGACGCCTTCGACTGTCAGCCATGTGGACTCGGGTCGCGCGACACGCTTCGCACCGAGATGGGATTCCTGTTGTCGGGACAGGATTTCAATCACGAGAACGACCCGCGCAACCCCTACGAGGCCAAAGTAAGTTTCACGGTGAAACTCGATACGGAGTTCGTGGGACGCGACGCACTCGAACGAGCGAAAGAGGAAGGCGTCGAGGAGACGTTCGTCGGCTTCCAACTCATCGACCGAGGCGTTCCGCGCCACGGCTACGACATCACCAACACGGACGACACCATCATCGGGACGGTTACGAGCGGGACGATGAGTCCCACGCTTTCCGAACCAATCGGCTTGGGCTACGTCCCGACCGATTACGCAGACCCCGGAACCGTCATCCGCGTGATGGTGCGCGGGCGGTCGAAGAAAGCAAAGATTGAGAGCACACCCTTCCTGAATGACAAATAA
- the gcvH gene encoding glycine cleavage system protein GcvH codes for MSFEVPENCNYLESHEWVSVTDGTATIGISDFAQDELGDVVFVELPSEGDELAQGDEFGVVESIKAVSDLYSPVSGTVTDINDELESTPELVNEDPFGDGWMLEVEVDDESELDDLLSADEYRDQIE; via the coding sequence ATGAGCTTCGAAGTACCTGAAAACTGTAACTATCTCGAATCGCACGAGTGGGTCAGCGTGACCGACGGAACCGCAACAATCGGCATCTCGGACTTCGCGCAGGACGAACTGGGCGACGTCGTGTTCGTCGAACTCCCGAGCGAGGGCGACGAACTCGCACAGGGCGACGAGTTCGGTGTAGTGGAAAGCATCAAGGCGGTGTCCGACCTCTACTCGCCGGTGTCCGGCACCGTCACGGACATCAACGACGAGTTAGAAAGCACGCCCGAACTGGTCAACGAAGACCCGTTCGGCGACGGGTGGATGCTCGAAGTCGAAGTAGACGACGAGAGCGAACTCGACGACCTGCTGTCTGCGGACGAGTACCGCGACCAAATCGAGTAA
- the gcvPA gene encoding aminomethyl-transferring glycine dehydrogenase subunit GcvPA yields MTGGNASAGSPYAPHTAEETTAMLDAVGVKSVEALFDIPESVRFDGEFGIEQRSEQATRRDLQKTLGKNRNLTEFLGRGQYSHYVPSLVDHIADRSEFLTSYTQYQPEVTQGFLQALFEYQSMLVELTGLEIANASMYDHATALAESALLASRVRQTSGNKVLVPEYLLSGRKSVLENYTEGPGLVVEEFATDDGNVDVDALAESIDEDVVMVYAENPTTRGTIEENLTGIGDLAHEHDALFCLGSDPVALSLLQKPADVGADVVVGDAGTLGLPASYGMGLGLFATREEFVRQVPGRLVGVSEDEDENRVFTLTLQTREQHIRRERATSNICTNQAWVALRTAIHIAYLGSSGLVELAENCVTLADDLAEKLDDISGVQAPVHDKHHFREFVAHTDQPAPPIVADLEERGFAVHEVGEHEVQVCVTDVNEHAVGEFVTLFREVAK; encoded by the coding sequence ATGACCGGAGGCAATGCGAGTGCGGGGAGTCCGTACGCACCACACACGGCGGAGGAGACGACGGCGATGCTCGACGCGGTGGGCGTCAAGAGCGTCGAAGCCCTCTTCGACATTCCCGAATCGGTTCGGTTCGACGGGGAGTTTGGCATCGAACAACGGTCGGAACAGGCAACTCGACGCGATTTACAGAAAACTCTCGGCAAAAATCGGAACCTGACGGAGTTCCTCGGACGGGGACAGTACAGCCACTACGTTCCGTCGCTGGTTGATCACATCGCCGACCGCTCCGAGTTTCTGACCTCGTACACGCAGTACCAACCCGAAGTCACGCAGGGGTTCCTGCAAGCGCTGTTCGAATACCAGTCCATGCTGGTCGAACTGACGGGATTGGAAATCGCCAACGCCTCGATGTACGACCACGCGACGGCGCTGGCCGAATCGGCACTGTTGGCCTCGCGGGTTCGACAGACCAGCGGAAACAAAGTGCTCGTTCCGGAGTACCTCCTTTCCGGGCGAAAGAGCGTTCTCGAAAACTACACCGAGGGGCCGGGACTCGTGGTAGAAGAGTTCGCCACCGACGACGGAAACGTCGATGTGGACGCCCTCGCCGAGTCGATAGACGAGGACGTGGTGATGGTGTACGCGGAGAATCCGACGACGCGAGGAACCATCGAAGAAAATCTCACCGGAATCGGCGACCTCGCACACGAACACGACGCGCTGTTCTGTCTCGGTTCCGACCCAGTCGCGCTTTCCCTCCTACAGAAACCCGCCGATGTCGGTGCCGACGTGGTCGTCGGCGATGCCGGAACCCTCGGCCTGCCCGCGAGTTACGGAATGGGACTGGGCCTGTTCGCAACGCGTGAAGAGTTCGTCCGGCAGGTTCCGGGCCGACTCGTGGGTGTGAGCGAGGATGAAGACGAAAATCGCGTGTTCACACTCACGCTCCAGACCCGCGAACAGCACATCCGCAGGGAGCGTGCGACCTCCAACATCTGTACGAATCAGGCGTGGGTCGCGCTCCGAACCGCGATTCACATCGCATACCTCGGATCGTCCGGATTGGTCGAACTGGCCGAAAACTGCGTCACGCTGGCCGACGACCTCGCCGAAAAACTGGACGACATCAGCGGCGTGCAGGCCCCGGTTCACGACAAACACCACTTCCGCGAGTTCGTCGCGCACACCGACCAACCCGCGCCGCCAATCGTGGCCGACTTGGAAGAGCGCGGCTTCGCGGTTCACGAAGTCGGCGAACACGAGGTACAGGTCTGCGTAACCGACGTGAACGAACACGCCGTCGGCGAGTTCGTCACGCTGTTTCGGGAGGTGGCAAAATAA
- the gcvPB gene encoding aminomethyl-transferring glycine dehydrogenase subunit GcvPB, giving the protein MEYTQAKWERDEDDLYEPLLSEKDGNAVEIDSSLPDELTRDSLELPDLSEPELARHYTRLSQMNYGIDSGPYPLGSCTMKYNPKFTEDVAALPGASIHPDRSEGSVQGTLELMHGLQDYLARIGGMDAVSLQPPAGAAGEFTGILVAKAFHEANGEGDQRTEIIVPDSAHGTNPASAALGGYDVVELPSAEDGRVDLDALSAAVGDSTALFMLTNPNTLGLFERDIEEIAETVHEAGGLLYYDGANLNALLGRARPGDMGFDIMHYNVHKTFATPHGGGGPGAGPIGVGEKLAEFLPAPRVKQVENRYERFDPERTIGKVHGFTGNWLVLVKTYAYIARLGDEGLNDASAKAVLNANYLASQIEYEVPFRPFHHEFVASAGDQDAADVAKRMLDYGVHPPTTKWPEIVSEALMTEPTEIENRETLDQLAEAFNAVSDENDETLESAPQKTTAKRIDQASAARNLRLSWQKLDE; this is encoded by the coding sequence ATGGAATACACACAAGCGAAATGGGAACGCGATGAGGACGACCTGTACGAACCGCTTCTTTCGGAAAAAGATGGTAACGCGGTCGAAATAGACTCGTCCCTACCGGACGAGTTGACCCGAGACAGCCTCGAACTGCCAGACCTCTCGGAACCGGAACTGGCGCGCCACTACACCCGACTCAGCCAGATGAACTACGGCATCGACAGCGGCCCGTACCCGCTCGGTTCCTGTACGATGAAGTACAATCCGAAGTTCACCGAGGACGTGGCCGCGCTCCCCGGCGCGAGCATCCACCCTGACCGCTCCGAGGGGAGCGTGCAGGGAACCCTCGAACTCATGCACGGCTTGCAGGACTACCTCGCCAGAATCGGCGGGATGGACGCCGTCAGCCTTCAGCCTCCGGCGGGTGCGGCGGGTGAATTCACCGGCATTCTCGTCGCCAAAGCCTTCCACGAGGCGAACGGCGAGGGCGACCAGCGAACCGAAATCATCGTCCCTGACAGCGCCCACGGAACCAACCCCGCCAGCGCCGCACTCGGCGGGTACGACGTGGTCGAACTGCCGAGCGCGGAGGACGGGCGCGTCGATTTGGACGCCCTTTCCGCCGCCGTCGGCGACAGCACCGCGCTGTTCATGCTCACTAATCCGAACACGCTCGGCCTGTTTGAGCGCGACATCGAGGAAATCGCGGAAACCGTCCACGAAGCAGGTGGCCTGCTCTACTACGACGGCGCGAACCTGAACGCCCTGCTCGGGCGTGCCCGTCCCGGCGACATGGGCTTCGACATCATGCACTACAACGTCCACAAGACGTTCGCCACGCCGCACGGCGGCGGCGGCCCCGGTGCTGGCCCAATCGGTGTCGGTGAAAAGTTGGCCGAGTTCCTGCCCGCGCCGCGAGTGAAACAGGTCGAAAATCGGTACGAGCGATTCGACCCCGAACGAACCATCGGGAAAGTTCACGGCTTCACTGGCAACTGGCTCGTGCTGGTCAAAACCTACGCCTACATCGCCCGACTCGGCGACGAAGGATTGAACGACGCCAGCGCGAAAGCCGTCCTCAACGCGAACTACCTCGCCTCGCAAATCGAGTATGAAGTTCCGTTCAGACCGTTCCACCACGAGTTCGTGGCCAGCGCGGGCGACCAAGACGCCGCGGACGTGGCGAAACGAATGCTTGACTACGGCGTCCACCCGCCGACGACGAAGTGGCCCGAAATCGTCTCGGAGGCGCTGATGACCGAACCGACGGAAATCGAGAACCGCGAAACCTTAGACCAACTCGCAGAAGCGTTCAACGCGGTTTCGGACGAGAACGACGAAACACTGGAATCCGCACCGCAGAAGACGACTGCGAAGCGAATCGACCAAGCTAGTGCCGCGCGAAATCTGCGACTTTCGTGGCAGAAGTTGGACGAGTAA
- a CDS encoding PQQ-dependent sugar dehydrogenase produces MRRQNEGVSRRRFLRTAIGGATVFGSISATRTEATQRPAIPTGASIGVQKVADEPLTQPVGFETAAEVGHQYIIDQIGRIYVLDGDGIADEPFLDVRDRLKMRTDFSDERGLLGLALHPNFRTNRRFYVRYSAPPGTSTPPKFDHTAILSEFQANEDLLAANPESERRILGVPEPQANHNAGDIVFGPDGYLYVPLGDGGGASDTGRGHASDWYTRNRGGNGQDVTRNLLGSILRLDVDDRAENKPYAIPDDNPLVGKNGLPEVWAWGLRNPWRLSFSGDELFVADVGQRRFEEVNLVEAGDNYGWNVREGTYCFNANAPKQRRKNCPGSARGKPPHDGQQFADPIIEYPHKKGGQAVGLAVIGGYVYDGSALQNRTDDYIFGDWSRSFRSPRGRLFFASRPNTSSEQWPVREFRIAGSENGELNRYVLAFGRGGNGELFVLTSETNSVTGSGGVYKLVPPDEGDAI; encoded by the coding sequence ATGAGACGACAAAACGAGGGCGTTTCCAGACGACGGTTTTTGCGGACTGCAATCGGCGGAGCCACCGTTTTCGGTTCGATTTCTGCGACTCGAACCGAGGCCACCCAACGGCCAGCGATACCGACCGGTGCCAGCATTGGAGTGCAAAAAGTAGCGGACGAACCCCTGACACAACCGGTCGGCTTCGAAACCGCGGCGGAGGTCGGCCATCAGTACATCATCGACCAAATCGGGCGGATTTACGTTTTGGATGGCGACGGAATCGCGGACGAACCGTTTCTCGACGTGCGCGACCGGTTGAAGATGCGAACCGATTTCAGCGACGAGCGCGGTCTGCTCGGACTCGCACTCCATCCAAACTTTCGAACCAACCGGCGGTTCTACGTTCGGTACAGCGCCCCGCCCGGAACATCGACACCGCCGAAATTCGACCACACTGCAATTTTGTCCGAGTTCCAGGCAAACGAGGATTTGCTCGCTGCAAACCCCGAGTCAGAACGTCGGATTCTGGGAGTGCCCGAACCGCAGGCGAACCACAACGCCGGGGATATCGTGTTCGGCCCGGACGGCTATCTCTACGTTCCGCTCGGCGACGGCGGCGGCGCGAGTGACACGGGGCGAGGCCACGCGAGTGACTGGTACACGCGCAACCGAGGCGGCAACGGGCAGGACGTAACCCGAAACCTGCTCGGGAGCATCCTTCGACTCGACGTGGACGACCGGGCGGAAAACAAACCGTATGCGATTCCTGACGACAACCCGTTAGTCGGCAAAAACGGATTGCCGGAAGTGTGGGCGTGGGGACTGCGCAATCCGTGGCGACTGTCGTTTTCCGGCGACGAACTGTTCGTCGCGGACGTGGGGCAACGACGATTCGAGGAAGTGAATCTGGTCGAAGCGGGCGACAACTACGGTTGGAACGTGCGGGAAGGAACCTATTGCTTCAACGCTAACGCCCCGAAACAACGCCGAAAGAACTGCCCCGGTTCCGCGAGGGGTAAGCCACCGCACGACGGCCAACAGTTTGCCGACCCCATCATCGAATATCCGCACAAAAAAGGCGGGCAGGCGGTCGGTCTTGCGGTCATCGGCGGCTACGTATACGACGGAAGCGCGCTCCAAAATCGTACTGACGACTACATTTTCGGGGATTGGAGTCGGTCGTTTCGGTCGCCACGCGGCAGGCTGTTTTTCGCCAGCAGACCGAACACTTCGAGCGAACAGTGGCCGGTACGGGAATTTCGCATCGCCGGGAGCGAAAACGGCGAACTGAATCGCTACGTGCTGGCGTTCGGTCGCGGCGGAAATGGCGAACTGTTCGTTCTCACCAGCGAGACGAATAGCGTGACGGGGAGCGGTGGGGTGTATAAACTCGTTCCGCCGGACGAGGGTGACGCGATTTGA
- a CDS encoding DUF7838 family putative zinc beta-ribbon protein has translation MSLEIQHDCPECEGEQTFWRSASTTLHLGEKTKWRCSECDFGIVRINGDIDSASA, from the coding sequence ATGAGCCTCGAAATTCAACACGACTGTCCCGAATGCGAGGGCGAACAGACGTTCTGGCGCAGTGCGAGTACGACTCTCCATCTCGGCGAGAAAACGAAATGGCGCTGTTCGGAATGTGATTTCGGCATCGTTCGCATCAACGGCGATATCGACTCCGCATCGGCGTAA
- a CDS encoding DHH family phosphoesterase, with protein sequence MTRAQELAEYLAGTESLAIICHDNPDPDCIASALALSAIAEWCGVADTELFYGGMISHQQNRAFVNLLHLNLAHTEEFVRDDFDKIAFVDHATPAGHTELESVEPDIVIDHHSTEAPECDFVDLRDEYGATASILVEYLRELGTKMNVQLGSALLFALHRERIDYIRGPTTHEYEAALYVYGHADLELLERLYGAAFSPSTVDAISEAIRNRVQRGATLATSAGRTTERDALAQAADYLLNVEGVDTVLVFGVVDSAVEMSARSIDPRVHAGNVLQQAFDDVGSAGGHADMAGAQIPLGLFADSDADDEELVDFASRRVVHRFFDALHLERGEE encoded by the coding sequence ATGACCCGCGCGCAGGAGTTGGCGGAGTACCTCGCGGGAACTGAATCGTTGGCAATCATTTGCCACGACAATCCGGATCCGGACTGCATCGCCAGTGCGCTCGCACTTTCGGCAATCGCCGAGTGGTGTGGGGTAGCGGACACGGAGCTGTTTTACGGGGGAATGATTTCCCATCAACAAAATCGCGCGTTCGTCAACTTGCTCCATCTGAATTTAGCGCACACAGAGGAGTTCGTTCGAGACGACTTCGACAAAATTGCGTTCGTAGACCACGCGACACCCGCGGGACACACGGAACTCGAATCCGTCGAGCCGGACATCGTCATCGACCATCATTCGACCGAGGCACCGGAGTGTGACTTCGTTGACCTCCGTGATGAGTACGGTGCAACGGCTTCTATCCTCGTGGAGTATCTCCGTGAACTCGGCACCAAAATGAACGTCCAGTTGGGGTCTGCACTGCTGTTTGCCCTCCATCGTGAACGAATCGACTACATTCGCGGGCCGACGACACACGAATACGAGGCTGCGCTGTACGTCTACGGCCACGCAGACCTCGAACTGCTCGAACGACTGTACGGTGCCGCATTCTCTCCATCGACGGTGGACGCGATTAGCGAAGCCATTCGAAACCGAGTACAACGCGGGGCGACCCTCGCCACTTCGGCCGGTCGAACCACCGAACGGGACGCGCTCGCACAGGCCGCAGACTACCTGTTGAACGTCGAAGGCGTGGATACAGTGCTCGTGTTCGGTGTCGTAGACAGCGCAGTCGAGATGAGTGCGCGTTCCATCGACCCCCGCGTACACGCGGGAAACGTCCTCCAACAGGCGTTCGATGACGTGGGGAGTGCGGGAGGACACGCCGATATGGCTGGCGCACAGATTCCGCTCGGTCTGTTCGCCGATTCGGACGCCGACGACGAGGAACTCGTGGATTTCGCTTCCCGACGAGTCGTCCACCGGTTTTTCGACGCGCTCCACCTCGAACGCGGCGAGGAGTAG
- a CDS encoding pyridoxamine 5'-phosphate oxidase family protein: MGRDGETETNENRNSEPQRTRPTTEESYGIPDHEDSLLSWAFVREKMADDETYWVTTTLPNGRPHARPVWGVWVDDTFHCGGGEKTRWVRNLVVNPEIVVHRESGTEVVIIEGVAERIEEPNSELAERLDSAYEGKYGIQHGTPFFAVRPETVLAWNDYPEDATRWRFD, encoded by the coding sequence ATGGGGAGGGATGGAGAAACCGAAACGAACGAAAATCGGAATAGCGAGCCACAACGAACCCGACCGACCACCGAGGAAAGTTACGGAATCCCCGACCACGAAGATAGCCTGCTTTCATGGGCGTTCGTTCGGGAGAAGATGGCGGACGACGAAACCTACTGGGTGACGACCACGCTCCCGAACGGTCGCCCGCACGCCCGTCCAGTTTGGGGTGTCTGGGTAGACGACACGTTTCACTGCGGCGGCGGGGAGAAAACCCGTTGGGTGCGGAATCTGGTGGTAAATCCCGAAATCGTCGTCCACCGAGAAAGTGGCACGGAAGTCGTCATCATCGAAGGTGTCGCGGAGCGAATCGAGGAACCGAACTCCGAACTCGCGGAACGACTGGATTCGGCATACGAGGGAAAATACGGGATTCAGCACGGAACGCCCTTCTTCGCGGTTCGTCCCGAGACGGTGTTGGCGTGGAACGACTATCCGGAGGATGCGACTCGATGGCGGTTCGACTGA
- a CDS encoding glutaredoxin family protein: MPSITLYSLDGCPYCEKVHDALDDEGIEYETEWVEALHSKRNEVKRVSGQRGVPVLVNEDSGVTMAESEKIVEYVEQSLA, translated from the coding sequence ATGCCTTCGATAACGCTGTACTCGCTCGACGGCTGTCCGTACTGCGAGAAAGTCCACGATGCGCTCGACGACGAGGGAATCGAGTACGAAACCGAATGGGTCGAAGCTCTCCACTCGAAGCGAAACGAGGTAAAACGCGTCAGCGGCCAGCGCGGCGTTCCCGTCCTCGTCAACGAGGATTCGGGCGTCACGATGGCAGAAAGTGAGAAAATCGTGGAATACGTGGAGCAGTCGCTCGCATGA
- a CDS encoding cob(I)yrinic acid a,c-diamide adenosyltransferase, producing the protein MKIYTGRGDAGQTDLQNMSRVSKASPRIEAYGTVDEVNALIGRCRPTGHDDVDEQLREIQNHLHIVQADFANPEPDEDDPQVGAEHADLLESWMDAHDEELEPLTSFILPGGSESGANLHHARAVCRRAERRAVALASEEDINEDAVTYLNRLSDALFILARVVNKRDEEREESPTY; encoded by the coding sequence ATGAAAATCTACACCGGGCGCGGCGACGCGGGCCAGACCGACCTGCAAAACATGTCCCGCGTCTCGAAAGCCAGTCCGCGAATCGAGGCCTACGGCACGGTGGACGAGGTAAACGCCCTCATCGGACGATGCCGACCCACGGGCCACGACGACGTGGACGAACAACTCCGCGAAATCCAGAACCACCTCCACATCGTGCAGGCTGACTTCGCCAACCCGGAACCCGACGAGGACGACCCGCAGGTCGGTGCGGAACACGCCGACCTGCTCGAATCGTGGATGGACGCCCACGACGAGGAGTTAGAACCGCTCACCTCCTTTATCCTCCCCGGCGGAAGCGAATCCGGCGCGAATCTGCATCATGCTCGCGCAGTCTGTCGGCGCGCCGAGCGCCGAGCAGTTGCGCTGGCGAGTGAAGAGGACATCAACGAAGATGCCGTGACCTATCTGAATCGGCTGTCGGATGCCTTGTTCATCCTCGCGCGCGTGGTGAACAAGCGAGATGAGGAGCGAGAGGAAAGTCCGACGTACTAA
- a CDS encoding acyl-CoA dehydrogenase family protein: protein MDFNLPDEHRMVRDTVREFCDEEIEPIAQEIESEHRFPDEIFDQLADLDMMGVPVSEEYGGLGGDQLMYALVTEELGRVSGSIGLSYAAHISLASKPIELFGTEEQKERWLTPLAEGDYLGSWALTEPGSGSDASDMDTTAEKDGDEWVLNGTKQFITNANVAGSVLVKAVTDSDAGYDGISTFIVDPEEDDGFEVTTVWDKMGLNASPTCEIQLSDVRLSEDRLLGGEGEGWEQTKKTLDGGRISIAALSTGIAQGAFEAAHEYSQEREQFGKPISKFDAIRNKVVDMDRKIERSRLLTHKAACKYDEGYSVSHESALAKLDASESARKVSEDAVQVLGGYGYTEDFAPQRFLRDAKLMEIGEGTSEIQHLVIGRELGL, encoded by the coding sequence ATGGATTTCAACCTCCCCGACGAGCACAGGATGGTACGGGACACTGTCCGGGAGTTCTGCGACGAAGAAATCGAGCCGATTGCACAGGAAATCGAGAGCGAACACCGATTCCCTGACGAGATTTTCGACCAACTCGCCGACCTCGACATGATGGGCGTCCCCGTCAGCGAGGAGTACGGCGGACTCGGCGGCGACCAGTTGATGTACGCTCTCGTAACCGAGGAACTGGGCCGTGTCTCCGGTTCCATTGGCCTCTCTTACGCCGCCCACATCTCACTCGCTTCGAAACCAATCGAACTGTTCGGCACGGAAGAACAGAAAGAGCGCTGGCTTACACCGCTCGCGGAGGGGGACTACCTCGGTTCGTGGGCGCTCACCGAACCCGGTTCCGGGTCGGACGCCAGCGACATGGACACCACCGCCGAGAAGGACGGCGACGAGTGGGTGCTCAACGGAACGAAGCAGTTCATCACCAACGCAAACGTCGCGGGAAGCGTCCTCGTGAAGGCCGTCACGGACTCCGACGCGGGCTACGACGGCATCTCGACGTTCATCGTTGACCCCGAGGAGGACGACGGCTTCGAAGTCACAACGGTCTGGGACAAGATGGGACTCAACGCTTCGCCGACCTGTGAAATTCAGCTTTCTGACGTGCGACTCTCCGAAGACCGCTTGCTCGGCGGAGAGGGCGAAGGCTGGGAGCAGACGAAAAAGACGCTCGACGGCGGCCGAATCTCCATCGCCGCGCTCTCGACCGGTATCGCACAGGGTGCGTTCGAGGCGGCTCACGAATACAGCCAAGAGCGCGAACAGTTCGGCAAGCCGATTTCGAAGTTCGACGCCATCCGGAACAAGGTCGTGGACATGGACAGGAAAATCGAACGCTCGCGCCTGCTGACCCACAAGGCCGCGTGCAAGTACGACGAAGGCTACTCCGTCTCCCACGAAAGCGCGCTGGCGAAACTCGACGCCAGCGAATCGGCCCGCAAAGTGTCCGAGGACGCGGTGCAGGTTCTCGGCGGGTACGGCTACACCGAGGACTTCGCCCCACAGCGATTCCTGCGCGATGCGAAGCTGATGGAAATCGGTGAGGGAACGAGCGAGATTCAGCACTTGGTTATCGGGCGAGAACTGGGACTGTAA
- a CDS encoding RIO1 family regulatory kinase/ATPase domain-containing protein: MGIRRLVRGTIEWPRIEAVIREIAERYDRDEVRVEFIDADNWLSTPCVVDDQWFVKITSDQNSLVHALFTSARNLGAFSSGTEGFFEHFAGPDEMADHELEATKKMREIGLNVPAPIEAFEYDGLGVLVMEYLPEFETFEQMTDERMHEHAPALFHYLSRMHDNNLAHGDLRGENVLVANDEIYFIDATSVKEERIDEARSYDLACALASLTPLIGARDAVMAAREHYSAEELLAARNFLDFVNMRPDHDFDAATVKGEIEKLADAEDKEIG, from the coding sequence ATGGGTATCCGGCGACTGGTACGTGGCACGATAGAGTGGCCTCGCATCGAAGCGGTCATCCGCGAAATAGCGGAGCGATACGACCGCGACGAGGTTCGGGTCGAGTTCATCGACGCCGACAACTGGCTTTCGACCCCTTGTGTCGTGGACGACCAGTGGTTCGTCAAAATTACGTCCGACCAGAACTCGCTCGTCCACGCGCTCTTTACCAGCGCCCGAAATTTGGGTGCGTTTTCGAGCGGCACCGAGGGCTTTTTCGAGCATTTCGCCGGGCCGGACGAGATGGCCGACCACGAACTCGAAGCGACGAAGAAGATGCGCGAAATCGGGCTGAACGTTCCTGCCCCGATTGAGGCATTCGAATACGACGGACTCGGCGTGTTGGTGATGGAGTACCTGCCGGAGTTCGAAACGTTCGAGCAGATGACGGACGAGCGGATGCACGAACATGCCCCGGCACTATTCCACTATCTCTCGCGCATGCACGACAACAACCTCGCACACGGAGATTTGCGGGGTGAAAACGTGCTCGTCGCGAACGACGAAATCTACTTCATTGACGCGACGAGCGTCAAAGAAGAACGAATCGACGAGGCGAGGTCGTATGACCTCGCCTGCGCGCTGGCATCGCTTACTCCCCTCATCGGTGCTCGTGACGCCGTGATGGCCGCCCGTGAGCATTATTCCGCCGAAGAACTGCTCGCCGCCCGGAATTTCCTCGACTTCGTGAACATGCGCCCCGACCACGATTTCGACGCCGCCACGGTGAAAGGGGAAATCGAAAAGCTAGCCGACGCAGAAGACAAAGAAATCGGCTGA